The DNA sequence gtttaatttcaCTTGCAATATTTAGTAACCGGATCATACATTCCACTTAActctttccattacattttattatacaactagtaatatataaaaatagatctCATATCCAGTTAACTATTTCTATCCATTTACTTTGtaaagttaaacaatttcttaaaatccgtgcttGTCAAATATGAGAGATTTAATCATGGAAGGATTACAAGACGTGGTTTCACTCATGACATGACATGTTGTGACAGAgatgtactagtatataattgtagaactcttattaaaattataataaaattactataaacatacctctatattttttaaaaattgctgTGCCCCGGGTCCACTCTCCCTCCGCCCGTCCATGCATATAAAATCattgcaaataataaaaaaaatactaataagattgcaaataaaatcataagaTTCGGATAATGTCAAGTATTCGGAAACAAATCGATGAACATTCTCATCTATctgtaaaattgaaaaaaaaaggttcaAATTCTCTGACGTTCAAGAACAACATTGACGTAACGTTTGCAGCAGTAGCAGCAGTAGGAGTATTTATACATCCACGTTGGAAATACTTACTATCTCGAATCTCAATCACTAATGGCGATCGATCGATCAATCGAGCGGCGGAGCATGACTAGCACCTCCaccagcggcggcggcggcctaTTACGCCTGCCATTCCGAGAGGTAGATCGtgtaatctctctctctcgaatTGAATTGTTTCTCTGTCTATGCCTGGCTAGAATAGATAGTCTAATCCATGCCACCGCATCTAATTGGGGACTGCATCACTGAGCATGCTACCGCTTGTGCCCAATGCCGCAATTTCGTCTTCACTTGTTGGGGATCATCGCCTGAAAACACTCGATTCGtcaatttcatatcaaaatGCACAAATTGAATCTCTCAATTTTGAAACCGCCGCACCTTTGTTCAAAATCTTCCACGAGTCGGATTCTCCGGTGAAGGAGCACGATCGGAGGGTTAATGTCGCGGGTGGCGTAGGCGAGGGGGGGACGGGGGCGGGGCTAGGGCTTGGGGATCCGATCCGCAGCCGCGCAGAGCCGGTGCTGCTAGGGCTGGCGAGGGGGCTCGTGAGAAACTGGCGATTCACGGCGAAGTAGAGATCTAGCGCGGGGATGGTGGTGCACAGTCTCTGCCCTTCCTGGGCGTCGAATCCGAAGCCTAGCTCTATGCAGGCCTTGAGCTCGTTCAGATCCTCGTCCGTCAGATCCTCCTCGCTCTTCCGCCGCTCCTGCTGCTGGACCTGGAGGCGCCGCCGCTCCCACGCGATGTTGCGCGGCACCTCGCGCGTGGACAGCTGCTTCGTCAGCGTCCGCGCCTCCGTCCACAGCGGCGGCGCGTCCTCGACCTCGGAGACGTACGACTGAGACGACGACGACGCGGATGATGCGGCTGGATCGGCGGTTGCGTAGCAGTCGTATGGAATTTGCCGATCTCCCATTCGAAAACGAAAATGCGAAATGAGGAGGATTAGGAAATGTTGcaggaaaaaattaattaattaaaaaaagagagaagatgATCAGTTATACTAGAGTGGTGGTGGTTGCGGCGGCCGGGAGGTGGGCGGGGAACCGCCTCGAGGCCGCCGTAGAGGTGGTGGTTTATGCGAAGAAGAAGTAGTAAATTCTTCTAAGTAAAGGTGTGATATGGAATTTGATGGAGGCGATGGGGAAAGGAGGAGCAGAAGAAGTAGTTTGAAGAGAAGAGGTGAGAGGGGAAGCCCTTTGATTCCGGGATATCTCTTTCTGCGCTAAACCCTTCATTTCTAACTGTCTCACAAATCTCTTTCAAGTTTAAACTTTAATAACTgcaacataaattatttatttatttaatatactctACTGTGTTACTATCAATTACACTAGTAGAATCGTTTAACACTTTAACTTAACACcgtatctatttttatttttttcgcaaattatttttaatctgTTCGAAAAAGACAAAGATGGTCGGCGGTCGGATGTGTTAAATTAATGTAACTAATTTGTGTTTAGTTTTTGTGGGAAAAGGAGCCATGttatttcaaatcaaattatactagtattaatattgatataataGAGAGTGTGATGTTTAGATCATTGCATCTTTAAAAATAacctacaaaatttgttaagaTGTGAGCATTCATTTGCTCACAACAATTAAACATAGCTTAGTTAATAAGATGctccaaaattcaaatctagCACATGCTTCTTATTTGAACCTCTTCCTATATGCAAATGTGATATTCAGGATCGATCGTACTACCCACCATATTTggagtaaaagaaaatatgcaagCTTGGTGAagtacttaatttattacagtTTACTATATcgttgaattttgaaatttaccGTTGTTTTCCTTAATACTATTGACAAGtttattaaatcatgaattaaCGATGTAGACTGAAATCAAACccatatgataaaattttcaaaattacacGAACTATACAATCCAGACAAGTTTAGGCCATCCATTTTGAGATGTTAGTTAGCAAGAAAAACCAACACTGATGTGGCAATCAATGTCATgctaaaaagtgaaaatgtaAACTACAAAGAGGGTTTATTCATCAGTCATATAttaattgatgttgatgatCTGAATGCTTCTGGTCTTGTAGATCATCCATAATAGCCCTGCTATCATCGTGTGATGTTCGCCCACCAATTCGCTCCTTTCCTTTGGCACGCTCATGAATTCTAAGTTCCCCACAACAAGCTCTTCCTGCATCACCccatctcctcctcctcgttATCTTTGGCGATTTAGGTAACTGGTTTTGCTTTGTACAACATGGCCTTCCTCAACTTCTTTATTGCTGCAAACATGAATATGCTATATGTGGAAtgacaaatatttataagtatatatgcatgtatgtTTGTGCTCCTTTTTCTAGCTTCAACTTCGAGCTACTCTTGCTCCAACGTTTTGTGTTTTTCATCCAGTTTTGCGTAATACTGGAAATTGGTAGCCATGGCAATGGAGATTTAACATATGCCACTATATAACTAGGAAATAATTAGAAGAAGATATATACCTCCTTGCGTTTCTCTAAACGTTCTTGACAAATGAATCTCGTAGCAACAGCGatcatcaatttattactcctaatagattaaataaaatattttattatattttatactaataaaaataatactccggagtatataaatattcaagtATCACTGGTGTTATTGATTTTGACAATAATTTTTACGAGTATCCATATCttaagaatattttaaaattatttaattataaaaagttgaataaGAAACTTTTCTTGCGTGTCaccaaattatattaataaaattcatcaaaaatatataataaaggtatttataaaatatatgagtATGCAATATCTGATAAGCTTAGTACAATCACATTAGATGTATAATTTGAAGTATCACtatatagatttttattttctaaataaagcCTATAGTATAAATGGACTGAATGTATAAGTTTCTATATTGCTCTTCATGTCATGGAAGGTATTTTCGTCTGAAAAAATtaggaaatagtaaaaaagtactttaaTTGATATTTACTCGTACTAGTTAACATACCTCATATGATATTTTCATAGTTCACATACCTAAAATTATAATTCGACAAAGTTTGCAGACCATAAAAACTGTTCCCTCTTTTCGTTAATATAAATTGCAGTCGTTTTGTATTATTAAAACTCAATTCTACAATAAAGTTTAGTAATTTTTGATGTAGAATATATGTGACATTTAATCAAGTATTGACTATACGAAGAGGGtataaagtagtagtaattattattattctctttataaTTAGATTTATCGAAGATACAAAGTAATTATGATTGAATGTCCATTAACATTACAAATCATGTAATGTGCTCTACGGGTGAAATATTAGAGATGTGTAAAATGAACAAAGGATTATCGAGTAAAGAtgctcaaaataaataaataaataaatagcgATGCTTCAAAAATTAAGAGGCTAACACTAAAAAGGTTTGGCGCCATcgaaacacacacacaaacacacagtATGCTCTCCCGCAAACGGCCATCCAAACCCTTCGTTCCCCCCTTCACCACCCCCAAACCTACCAAACTCCTCAAACCCACTCAAGATGAACCTCCTGCTGCTTCACCCCAACCCCAAACCACGCCGTCTACTCCATTTCACGATATGGCTTCCGTGCTGGCCGACTCCGGCTGCACGCTCATCAACCCCGCCGGCCCGCCTTTACTCCCCTCCGATCTCTACGCCTTCCGCCAACGTCTCCACCGAACATTCTCCGCCGATTCCTCCCTTCGCTCCCTCTTTCTCCAGGGCTTCTCTGTTTACATTTCTTCCACCTCTAATTTCCGACGGTTTGTCAACATTTCCTTTTCCATTCATGCTTTAGGTTGACTAGATTGGAagaaaactaaacaaaattagGACTATACGTTGTCGTACTACCACTTGAAACCACGTAATGTTTGTTAACCTTCAAAATTCATTCAACTCTATTGGAACTGAGACTTACACAAACTAGTTTCTCGGTGATTTGATACTGGATTTGAGAAATTGCATATATAAGTCGTGGATATCAACTTATACCAACAGTACCTACTCAATTTGTTTGATTACGAGTGTTAGGTTAACACCTGATGCTGTGCATCTCCTATATTTAAACTGCTTTTTCTTTCCACAATCAGAACCAATATTAAGTTTTAAAGAACGGatagtttttttctctctcttcatatCACATTCAGTTATATTTATTCTGCTTATAGTTTTATGAGAAAGTAACTTAACTTGTGTAACCTTTTGTTATGTAGGGTGTTGTTACCTTGTCAGCGCGATGGCTTTGGATCAACGAGAAGTCAGAGCCTAGTTCGAGTGCTTTTATTGGTTAAATCGATCCAGCAAGACCTTTTAGATATGTTGCTTGAGAAGCTTCCTGAATTCTTTGACGTGGACCCTCTTGTTAGTGGTCGTGGCTCATACTCATTGCATCTTGATGAGGATGTAGCAAGGTTGATACTGAATCAGTTGCGATGGCTTGACTTCCTTGTAAACTCTGAGGCTTTCGCTGAGAAACTGTTGCAAGTTTTAACTATTTGCCCCCATCATTTGAAGAAAGAGATCATAGGTTCGTTGCCTGAGATTGTAGGTgaccaaaataacaaaacccTAGTGAATTCACTTCAGCAAATGCTCCAGGAGGATTCTTCCATTATTGTTCCTGTTCTCGATTCATTTTCCAACCTCAATTTGGATGATCTGTTGCAAGAACAGGTAAATCTGTGAGTTGTGCCTGCTGCCAATTTTAAATCTTGCTGGTTTCTTTTCATAATATCATGTTCAAATTCTATACCTATTGCCCCTTTTCTTATGATTTTCGGTCTCTTATTTTTGAACTTCTGAAGGTGATCATGATAGCATTATCCTGCATAAGGACAATTGATACGGAGCACATTCCATACCTACTGAGATTTGTATTGCTTTCTGCAAAGGCATCAAATGCCAGGCGAATAATCTCACAGATACGTGAACAGTTGAAATTTGTTGGAGCACCTCACTTACCAACATCACAACACAGCAAATccaaagaaaaatcaattgtAGATAATTCAAAAGCGTTGATTCTTGATGCCCTGAGATCTAGTCTGCATTTTAACAATGTGGGTTTTTATATTGCATTTGTCAAGTAGTAATTTCTTCATCAGGACAATCTGGATGTATGCTTGTTAATCAAATGGACTGCTTTTTATAGAATCTGTGCATGGAGTTATTGAAAGAACTGAAAAGTTTGGAGGAAGCTCGAGAGCACAAGGTGGTAGATATATGGTTGCTTACTCTTGTATTCATGAATGGTGAATCCTTGCAAAAGAGTGTTGAAAAactattcaagaaaaaaattattgaggGTTGTCTTCAAGATCATATGTTTGATCAGTGCATTCTCAGTGTTAAGGATTTGCCGAAGGTATTGGAGCATTAGAAAAACAATTCTAAATCGGGCATCTTGGTGGTCCCTTAATTATGTTACTCATCAAAATTCTCACTTGATGATGTTGTTCTTGATATAAACTAGGATTATCTTGCCACATTTTTGTCATTATCTGCATACTTGTTGGCCTGCAAAGAACAACGAGCCCAGGAAGTTGGTGTTCACATTTATATACTTCTGTTTGAAGAATCCAGTGATGCTTTTTCAAGACAAGAAGTGAGTTGAGTTTCAATAGTTTGATTGACTATTTTTCTCATGAAACTCGAGACAAAGAGCTCCTTTCTTAATGCTCAGAGTCATAGCCATACTCGTTTATAAATTTGTAGGTTCTGGGAGCATTACTAACCCATGTGGGCTCTGGTGTTTGCCATGAGGTAAGCGCTGCTTTAGACACCTTGGTTAA is a window from the Salvia hispanica cultivar TCC Black 2014 chromosome 1, UniMelb_Shisp_WGS_1.0, whole genome shotgun sequence genome containing:
- the LOC125201073 gene encoding uncharacterized protein LOC125201073, with protein sequence MGDRQIPYDCYATADPAASSASSSSQSYVSEVEDAPPLWTEARTLTKQLSTREVPRNIAWERRRLQVQQQERRKSEEDLTDEDLNELKACIELGFGFDAQEGQRLCTTIPALDLYFAVNRQFLTSPLASPSSTGSARLRIGSPSPSPAPVPPSPTPPATLTLRSCSFTGESDSWKILNKGDDPQQVKTKLRHWAQAVACSVMQSPIRCGGMD